From Haliotis asinina isolate JCU_RB_2024 chromosome 8, JCU_Hal_asi_v2, whole genome shotgun sequence, a single genomic window includes:
- the LOC137295238 gene encoding uncharacterized protein has product MKIFYEVMMKAVKTMAHQLNFRAAVMDYLLPPFLTNSIRVMYREPDVDQYRWLLLLKPFNQTVFLVYGLVAFLSGKKSEPPPFTNLQELSERLDYTIGFPVQGFFRTHFQISKRNDMRQIWKRVQEQNDPRTLSSDYDYHVSEMNKGKYAAIVATAISGPYLARDCKLTYLKERLQYDQIAFGLPTDSPLKPELERVMHLLADTGLTDKWMQEAGWLADKRRCQAEKRATKSTLVDLGGALAAVAACVGLALLTLAVECIYHLYPRVVDERLQT; this is encoded by the exons ATGAAGATCTTCTACGAGGTGATGATGAAGGCTGTGAAGACAATGGCTCACCAACTGAACTTCAG GGCAGCGGTGATGGATTACTTGCTGCCCCCATTTCTCACCAACTCCATACGTGTCATGTACAGAGAACCTGACGTCGACCAGTACAGATGGCTCCTGCTGTTGAAACCTTTCAACCAAACGGTGTTCCTGGTTTATGGG CTCGTAGCCTTCCTGTCTGGTAAGAAGTCCGAACCTCCCCCATTCACCAATCTCCAGGAACTTTCTGAAAGACTTGACTACACTATAGGATTCCCAGTTCAAGGTTTCTTTCGAACTCATTTCCAG ATTTCCAAGAGGAATGACATGAGACAAATTTGGAAAAGAGTCCAAGAGCAAAATGATCCGCGAACTCTGTCGAGTGACTATGATTACCACGTCAGTGAAATGAACAAAGGAAAGTACGCTGCCATAGTGGCCACCGCGATCTCAGGCCCCTACTTGGCCAGGGATTGCAAACTCACCTACCTCAAGGAGAGGTTACAATATGATCAGATAGCTTTTGGACTACCTACCGACTCACCACTGAAGCCTGAACTGGAACgtgt GATGCATCTGCTGGCGGATACCGGTTTGACAGACAAATGGATGCAAGAAGCTGGCTGGCTGGCCGACAAGCGTAGATGTCAAGCCGAGAAACGGGCAACCAAATCGACGCTTGTCGACCTTGGTGGAGCTCTGGCAGCAGTTGCAGCATGTGTTGGACTGGCTCTTCTAACCTTGGCTGTAGAATGTATCTATCATCTATACCCTAGGGTAGTGGACGAACGTTTGCAGACCTGA